In the Salinirubrum litoreum genome, one interval contains:
- the tgtA gene encoding tRNA guanosine(15) transglycosylase TgtA has protein sequence MRDSFEIRDGDALGRIGRLTVPRAGVTVETPALMPVVNPNIVTVEPRRLADEFGAEILITNSYIIKSNDDLREQALAEGLHEMLDFDGAIVTDSGSFQLAEYGDIDTTTREILQFQHDIGSDVGTPVDIPTPPDASREQAEEDLAVTEQALADAESVEVGEMLVNAPVQGSTYADLREQAAVHANDTDLDVFPVGAVVPLMNDYRYDDMVDVIAAAKRGLGRDCPVHLFGAGHPMMFALAVAMGCDLFDSAAYALYARDDRYLTVRGTEHLADLDYLPCSCPICAEHSPEDLRAAGDEERERLLAEHNLHVTYEEMRRVKQALRSGNLLELVEARARGHPRMLDGYRALLDHAEQLEREDPVSKGAFFSLSHESARRPEVLRYHDRLARLDAPDSLLATQGGTPRDHDYDAVWRLVPPFGPVPRALSDTYPLTAELPERVDRATCEAGADGVAAFVESHSEVELTVAHHDWPESALERLPASVAVEDLLDVESGDR, from the coding sequence ATGCGCGACAGCTTCGAGATCCGGGACGGCGACGCCCTCGGGCGGATCGGGCGACTCACCGTCCCCCGTGCCGGCGTCACCGTCGAGACGCCCGCACTCATGCCGGTCGTCAACCCGAACATCGTCACGGTCGAACCACGGCGACTGGCCGACGAGTTCGGTGCCGAGATTCTCATCACCAACTCCTACATCATCAAGTCGAACGACGACCTCCGCGAGCAGGCACTCGCCGAGGGGCTCCACGAGATGCTGGACTTCGACGGCGCCATCGTCACCGACTCGGGGTCGTTCCAGTTAGCGGAGTACGGCGACATCGACACGACGACCCGCGAGATCCTCCAGTTCCAGCACGACATCGGGTCGGACGTGGGGACGCCGGTCGACATCCCGACGCCGCCGGACGCGAGCAGAGAACAGGCCGAGGAGGACCTCGCCGTGACCGAACAGGCGCTGGCGGACGCGGAGTCGGTCGAAGTCGGCGAGATGCTCGTCAACGCGCCGGTGCAGGGATCGACCTACGCCGACCTCCGGGAGCAGGCCGCGGTCCACGCGAACGACACTGATCTGGACGTGTTCCCGGTCGGGGCCGTCGTCCCGCTGATGAACGACTATCGCTACGACGACATGGTGGACGTGATCGCGGCCGCGAAGCGCGGTCTCGGCCGGGACTGCCCGGTCCACCTGTTCGGCGCGGGCCACCCGATGATGTTCGCGCTGGCGGTGGCGATGGGCTGTGACCTGTTCGACTCCGCGGCCTACGCGCTGTACGCCCGCGACGACCGGTACCTCACGGTCCGGGGAACCGAACACCTCGCCGACCTGGACTACCTGCCCTGCTCGTGTCCGATCTGTGCGGAGCACTCCCCCGAGGACCTCCGGGCGGCGGGCGACGAGGAGCGGGAACGCCTGCTCGCGGAACACAACCTCCACGTCACCTACGAGGAGATGCGCCGGGTGAAGCAAGCCCTCAGAAGCGGGAACCTGCTGGAACTCGTCGAAGCCCGCGCCCGTGGCCACCCCCGGATGCTCGACGGGTACCGGGCCCTGCTCGACCACGCCGAGCAGTTGGAACGCGAGGACCCGGTGTCGAAAGGGGCGTTCTTCTCGCTGTCCCACGAGAGCGCGCGCCGCCCCGAGGTGCTGCGCTACCACGACCGACTCGCGCGACTTGACGCACCCGACAGCCTGCTGGCGACACAGGGTGGCACGCCCCGCGACCACGACTACGACGCCGTCTGGCGACTCGTGCCGCCCTTCGGTCCGGTTCCGCGTGCCCTGTCGGACACCTACCCGCTCACGGCGGAACTGCCGGAGCGCGTGGACAGAGCGACCTGTGAGGCCGGTGCAGACGGGGTAGCGGCGTTCGTCGAGAGCCATTCGGAAGTCGAGTTGACCGTCGCGCACCACGACTGGCCCGAGAGCGCGCTGGAGCGGCTTCCGGCGTCGGTCGCCGTGGAAGACCTGCTGGACGTGGAGTCGGGCGACCGGTAG
- a CDS encoding COX15/CtaA family protein, translating to MSRFSLPDWLTFRRFAGVTTGMTTLLVMLGVYTSATGAGLACMAQWPLCDNGLLPQTIPSFIEWFHRLWAMITGFFIAGTALWALRSAVQRRVKVAFTAAVVLLPLQISIGAVTVTLNGLLPGGYTPLTHGAHLFTALSIFTALTLGTVFAYDGRFRTDPTTRAKKALGVALAALVVSLLSSRMVTLVAYDPTMQAVFYGATLLAYAGLLTAAVWVGRTARATLRYATLPAVALVFLHLALGRDLVYYDDTVLLVNLAVVGLAGLLTAGLAVVVGRSETDASRTRGVTSGD from the coding sequence ATGAGCCGATTCTCCCTGCCGGACTGGCTCACGTTCCGGCGGTTCGCAGGTGTCACGACCGGGATGACGACGCTGCTCGTCATGCTCGGCGTCTACACCTCCGCGACCGGGGCTGGCCTGGCCTGTATGGCCCAGTGGCCGCTGTGTGACAACGGACTGCTCCCGCAGACCATCCCGAGTTTCATCGAGTGGTTCCACCGCCTGTGGGCGATGATCACCGGCTTCTTCATCGCCGGCACCGCGCTGTGGGCGCTCCGGAGTGCGGTCCAGCGCCGCGTGAAGGTCGCCTTCACCGCCGCCGTGGTCCTGCTCCCCCTCCAGATCAGTATCGGCGCGGTGACGGTCACGCTGAACGGCCTGCTCCCCGGCGGCTACACGCCGCTCACCCACGGCGCACACCTGTTCACGGCGCTGTCGATCTTCACGGCGCTGACGCTCGGGACCGTCTTCGCGTACGACGGCCGGTTCCGGACCGACCCGACGACGCGGGCGAAGAAGGCACTCGGCGTCGCACTGGCCGCGCTGGTCGTCTCGCTGCTGTCGAGTCGGATGGTGACGCTCGTCGCCTACGATCCGACGATGCAGGCGGTGTTCTACGGCGCGACCCTGCTGGCGTACGCCGGCCTGTTGACCGCCGCCGTCTGGGTCGGCCGGACCGCGCGGGCGACCCTGCGGTACGCGACGCTGCCGGCGGTGGCACTCGTCTTCCTGCACCTCGCGCTCGGCCGCGACCTGGTGTACTACGACGACACCGTCCTGCTGGTCAACCTCGCGGTCGTCGGCCTCGCGGGCCTGCTGACGGCGGGGCTGGCGGTCGTGGTCGGCCGGAGCGAGACGGACGCGAGTCGGACACGCGGCGTCACGAGCGGCGACTGA
- a CDS encoding basic amino acid ABC transporter substrate-binding protein: MRKFTTSRRGYLAAVGTSSLVGLAGCTTGGGGGTEITPGTAPGFPPFEFKNDDNELVGFDIDLLEAVVGETDYTLGSWEELEFSSLIPGLQNDRIDVIAAAMTITEDRDETIDFSDPYYNADQSILVASGGDFSPSSLDDLEGRRLGAQEGTTGESVIQSELIESGQVSESNYNAYGSYVLAVEDLINGNIDAIVIDQPVAQTFASQRDVDIAFTYETGERYGFGVRTDDDDLQEALNSGLATVQDNGTYEEIRNEWFSSA, translated from the coding sequence ATGCGCAAGTTTACCACATCGCGTCGTGGCTACCTCGCGGCAGTCGGAACCAGTAGTCTCGTCGGTCTGGCAGGCTGTACGACCGGCGGTGGCGGCGGGACCGAGATCACGCCCGGAACCGCCCCCGGTTTCCCGCCGTTCGAGTTCAAGAACGACGACAACGAACTCGTCGGCTTCGACATCGACCTCCTCGAGGCGGTCGTGGGGGAGACCGACTACACCCTCGGGTCGTGGGAGGAACTGGAGTTCAGTTCGCTGATCCCTGGCCTCCAGAACGACCGCATCGACGTGATCGCGGCCGCGATGACGATCACCGAGGACCGCGACGAGACGATCGACTTCTCCGATCCGTACTACAACGCCGACCAGTCCATCCTCGTCGCCAGCGGCGGCGACTTCTCGCCGTCCTCGCTGGACGACCTCGAAGGCCGGCGCCTCGGCGCACAGGAGGGGACCACCGGCGAGTCGGTCATCCAGTCGGAACTGATCGAGAGCGGGCAGGTCTCCGAGTCGAACTACAACGCCTACGGGAGCTACGTCCTCGCCGTCGAGGACCTCATCAACGGCAACATCGACGCCATCGTCATCGACCAACCGGTCGCCCAGACGTTCGCCAGCCAGCGCGACGTGGACATCGCCTTCACCTACGAGACGGGCGAGCGCTACGGCTTCGGCGTCCGCACGGACGACGACGACCTGCAGGAAGCACTGAACAGCGGTCTCGCCACGGTACAGGACAACGGGACCTACGAGGAGATCCGCAACGAGTGGTTCAGTAGCGCCTGA
- a CDS encoding amino acid ABC transporter permease: protein MLAGSGSPVPLQLSDWVFVAENADYLLAGTALTILLSIVCVLVGFLVGFPGGAVAVYGGSVSRRLVENVGVVLRGTPIVVIFFFTYFVFGTPGLDLGFFEISPEFVAAVLGLGLRSAAYQTEMFRGALQSVDDGQLEAARSLGMGKWESVGYVAVPQALRRSVPSFQNEATIVLKDTSVVFAIGLSELLTRSYDLFTRETTATLEVILTISAIYFVLTFVTNRGLDYVESVYRIPGGERA, encoded by the coding sequence ATGCTGGCAGGCAGCGGGAGTCCCGTCCCGCTCCAACTGAGTGACTGGGTCTTCGTCGCCGAGAACGCCGACTACCTGCTGGCTGGCACCGCGCTGACGATCCTGCTGTCGATCGTCTGTGTGCTCGTCGGCTTCCTCGTCGGCTTCCCCGGCGGCGCGGTGGCGGTGTACGGGGGGTCGGTGAGTCGCCGACTCGTCGAGAACGTGGGCGTCGTCCTGCGGGGGACGCCCATCGTCGTGATCTTCTTCTTCACGTACTTCGTCTTCGGGACGCCCGGTCTCGATCTCGGCTTCTTCGAGATCTCGCCGGAGTTCGTCGCGGCCGTCCTCGGTCTCGGTCTCAGGAGTGCAGCCTACCAGACCGAGATGTTCCGGGGCGCACTCCAGTCGGTCGACGACGGCCAACTGGAGGCCGCCCGGTCGCTCGGGATGGGCAAGTGGGAGTCGGTCGGCTACGTGGCCGTCCCGCAGGCGCTCCGGCGCTCTGTCCCCTCGTTCCAGAACGAGGCGACGATCGTCCTGAAGGACACCAGTGTCGTCTTCGCCATCGGTCTCTCCGAGTTGCTGACGCGGAGCTACGACCTGTTCACGCGGGAGACGACCGCGACGCTGGAAGTGATCCTGACGATCAGCGCGATCTACTTCGTGTTGACCTTCGTCACGAACCGCGGACTCGACTACGTGGAGTCCGTCTACCGGATTCCCGGCGGTGAGCGTGCATGA
- a CDS encoding amino acid ABC transporter ATP-binding protein — MTDELLRVESVDKSYGDERVLTDVSFEMDRGDVTVLIGPSGSGKSTMLRCVNRLTEIDDGAIYLDGDCVTDADTNVNDLRRQVGMVFQDFNLFSHLTALENVSLGPRRVLGKEKAEATQLAREQLEQVGLGKQLDSYPAELSGGQQQRVGIARALAMDPKLMLFDEPTSALDPELIGDVLEVMRDLVDQGMTMLVVTHEMGFAREAADELVFLDGGKVAERGPPEQLFENPQHDRTAQFLRRLTELHG, encoded by the coding sequence ATGACAGACGAACTTCTCCGCGTCGAGAGCGTGGACAAGAGCTACGGTGACGAACGGGTGTTGACCGACGTGAGCTTCGAGATGGATCGGGGGGACGTGACCGTCCTCATCGGGCCGTCCGGCAGTGGGAAGTCCACGATGCTCCGGTGTGTCAACCGACTGACCGAGATCGACGACGGGGCCATCTACCTCGACGGCGACTGCGTGACGGACGCCGACACGAACGTCAACGACCTCCGGCGGCAGGTCGGGATGGTGTTCCAGGACTTCAACCTGTTCTCACACCTCACGGCACTCGAAAACGTCTCCCTCGGCCCGCGCCGGGTGCTCGGGAAAGAGAAGGCCGAGGCCACGCAGTTGGCCCGCGAGCAGTTAGAACAGGTCGGACTCGGGAAGCAACTCGACTCGTACCCCGCCGAACTCTCCGGCGGCCAGCAACAGCGTGTCGGCATCGCGCGGGCGCTGGCGATGGACCCGAAACTGATGCTGTTCGACGAACCGACCAGCGCGCTGGACCCGGAACTGATCGGCGACGTGCTGGAGGTGATGCGCGACCTGGTCGACCAGGGGATGACGATGCTCGTCGTGACCCACGAGATGGGCTTCGCCCGCGAGGCGGCCGACGAACTCGTCTTCCTCGACGGCGGCAAGGTGGCGGAACGCGGACCGCCGGAACAGTTGTTCGAGAACCCACAGCACGACAGAACCGCGCAGTTCCTGCGCAGACTGACCGAACTCCATGGCTGA
- a CDS encoding amino acid ABC transporter permease: MADDPTPAGSPGFAERSARRVDGASAGGTLALLAGVVFWGWVLLRWTNDWTGGLLVPPGTPFVAPKVVESTLLGVPLLSGAAEIVALSVSYLPRLSTGLWLTVVLTVVSILLGLPFAIALSVSRVYGNLTSHVSLAYTELFRGTPLLAQLFVLYYGLNLSAFVPGFAEGVFTNRAVWVAIVGFTLNSAAYQAEYIRSALQSVEGGQLTAGRAIGLPRLAAIRYIVLPQGLRYAIPGWTNELIYLIKYSSLAAFITVPELFNRANAIASGNFRYLGVFTVTALFYLGLVITASRLMNRIEDRVAIPGIGHSDGR, translated from the coding sequence ATGGCTGACGATCCGACACCGGCCGGGAGTCCCGGCTTCGCCGAACGCTCCGCCCGGCGAGTCGACGGTGCCTCGGCCGGCGGGACACTGGCACTCCTCGCCGGCGTCGTCTTCTGGGGGTGGGTCCTCCTCCGGTGGACGAACGACTGGACCGGCGGTCTGCTGGTTCCGCCGGGGACACCCTTCGTCGCACCGAAAGTCGTGGAGTCGACGCTCCTCGGAGTTCCACTGCTCTCCGGTGCCGCCGAAATCGTCGCGCTGTCGGTGTCGTACCTGCCGCGACTCTCGACCGGCCTGTGGCTGACGGTCGTGTTGACCGTCGTGAGCATCCTGCTCGGGCTTCCCTTCGCCATCGCGCTGTCGGTCAGCCGGGTGTACGGGAACCTGACCAGTCACGTCTCGCTGGCGTACACGGAACTGTTCCGGGGGACGCCGCTGCTCGCGCAGTTGTTCGTCCTCTACTACGGGCTGAACCTCTCGGCGTTCGTGCCGGGGTTCGCGGAGGGTGTCTTCACTAACCGGGCGGTCTGGGTCGCCATCGTCGGGTTCACGCTGAACAGCGCGGCGTACCAGGCCGAGTACATCCGATCCGCGCTCCAGTCGGTCGAAGGCGGTCAGTTGACGGCCGGGCGAGCCATCGGTCTGCCGCGACTGGCCGCGATCCGGTACATCGTCCTCCCGCAGGGCCTCAGATACGCGATTCCGGGCTGGACGAACGAACTCATCTACCTGATCAAGTACTCCTCGTTGGCGGCGTTCATCACCGTGCCGGAACTGTTCAACCGGGCGAACGCCATCGCGTCCGGCAACTTCCGGTACCTCGGCGTCTTCACCGTGACGGCGCTGTTCTACCTGGGTCTCGTCATCACCGCCTCGCGGTTGATGAACCGCATCGAGGACCGGGTGGCGATCCCCGGTATCGGCCACAGCGACGGTCGGTGA
- a CDS encoding ester cyclase — MATEPQTSEQTSEYVETERRLVEEVFNEGTISVIDEIHTPDYVGHWFLPRGGEAGIPELKEFVAGIHEGFDDFRMDEEFVLADGDMVTLGFRTSGTHAGEFMGIPATDERGESVGIMVHRYEDGKIAEGWAVWDQLGMLQRLGVVPEEFHLSDFLETALTLTKQDVLKRTRRKDRG; from the coding sequence ATGGCAACCGAACCACAGACCAGCGAACAGACGAGTGAGTACGTCGAGACCGAACGCCGCCTCGTCGAGGAGGTGTTCAACGAGGGGACCATCTCGGTGATCGACGAGATCCACACACCCGACTACGTGGGCCACTGGTTCCTGCCGCGTGGCGGCGAGGCGGGCATCCCCGAACTGAAGGAGTTCGTCGCCGGCATCCACGAGGGGTTCGACGACTTCCGGATGGACGAGGAGTTCGTCCTCGCCGACGGCGACATGGTGACACTCGGCTTCCGGACCAGTGGGACTCACGCCGGCGAGTTCATGGGCATCCCGGCCACCGACGAACGCGGCGAGTCGGTCGGGATCATGGTCCACCGGTACGAAGACGGTAAGATCGCAGAGGGTTGGGCGGTGTGGGACCAACTCGGCATGCTCCAGCGACTCGGTGTCGTCCCCGAGGAGTTCCACCTCTCGGACTTCCTCGAGACGGCACTGACCCTGACGAAACAGGACGTGCTCAAGCGCACCCGGAGAAAAGACCGAGGGTAG
- a CDS encoding transcription factor — protein sequence MAFEELLNDPVIQKYLHELVGPTGMPVAAAPPDGEVTDEELAEELGLELNDVRRALFILYENDLATYRRVRDEDSGWLTYLWTFEYDNIPENLEEEMYRLLDALEDRQEYERTHEFYLCEVDSIRFEFGEAMDFGFECPECGSPLESMENTRLVDAMDDRIAGLRDELNVGVTD from the coding sequence ATGGCTTTTGAGGAGTTGCTGAACGACCCGGTGATTCAGAAGTACCTCCACGAGTTGGTCGGCCCGACGGGGATGCCCGTCGCGGCGGCACCCCCGGACGGCGAGGTGACGGACGAGGAACTCGCCGAGGAGTTGGGGCTGGAACTCAACGACGTGCGGCGTGCGCTGTTTATCCTCTACGAGAACGATCTCGCCACCTACCGCCGCGTGCGCGACGAGGACTCCGGCTGGCTGACCTATCTGTGGACCTTCGAGTACGACAACATCCCCGAGAATCTGGAAGAAGAGATGTACCGCCTGCTGGACGCACTGGAGGACAGACAGGAGTACGAGCGGACCCACGAGTTCTACCTCTGTGAGGTCGACTCCATCCGGTTCGAGTTCGGCGAGGCGATGGACTTCGGCTTCGAGTGTCCCGAGTGTGGCTCGCCGCTGGAGTCGATGGAGAACACCCGACTCGTGGACGCGATGGACGACCGCATCGCGGGACTCCGCGACGAACTCAACGTCGGCGTGACCGACTGA
- a CDS encoding DUF2110 family protein → MVVLASKCYVEGDARDRALDSLRSQLDDELGDLDVTYTVGVRDDDFVSVTISGDDATVARNVVRESWGEVTPHFEDGETYVGTLESWDDEGFVLDAGEPIRIPASELGLGQGTPSQIRDRFGLVQHLPLRFVYGDTPRLADETRDRLYDWTRGDGRVNVNSATRSEVRATVNRAGHARDIVTVERLGLLEQSIVCAEGTDPPGLLSAIGQYLPAELKCVIP, encoded by the coding sequence ATGGTCGTTCTCGCATCCAAGTGCTACGTCGAGGGCGACGCCCGCGACCGCGCACTCGACAGCCTGCGCTCCCAACTCGACGACGAACTCGGCGACCTCGACGTGACGTACACGGTCGGTGTCCGCGACGACGACTTCGTCTCGGTGACCATCTCGGGTGACGACGCGACCGTCGCCAGAAACGTCGTCCGCGAGTCGTGGGGCGAGGTGACGCCCCACTTCGAAGACGGCGAGACCTACGTCGGTACCCTCGAGTCGTGGGACGACGAGGGGTTCGTCCTCGACGCCGGCGAACCGATCCGCATCCCCGCCAGCGAGTTGGGACTCGGACAGGGGACCCCGAGCCAGATCCGCGACCGGTTCGGACTCGTCCAGCACCTCCCGCTCCGATTCGTCTACGGTGACACGCCCCGACTCGCCGACGAGACACGCGACCGACTCTACGACTGGACACGCGGCGACGGTCGCGTCAACGTCAACAGTGCGACCAGAAGCGAGGTGCGTGCGACGGTCAACCGGGCCGGTCACGCCCGCGACATCGTGACCGTCGAGCGACTCGGTCTGCTCGAACAGAGCATCGTCTGTGCCGAGGGGACGGACCCGCCGGGCTTGCTGTCGGCCATCGGGCAGTATCTCCCCGCCGAACTCAAGTGCGTCATCCCCTAA
- a CDS encoding DUF5803 family protein, translating into MNRRLLAVAGLVFLMLTSGCLGFFGASDVPDEQLNEPPAEPYDWDTDRDAYIVVHENTTFQAVYRTNESRMELFRRDGFGGRNSIPVSALRVRYPNGTVLEGSEIRTRGGNVTSSRDEVVVERPNDIPNGTVWQLGVTSESSPKRFALPTFVKGSYEVVLPPNRRVDFPIFGTVRPPGSETSIDDQSRTHIVWSGENEVSADSIAVQFYLQRDLTIFAGIALLLTVVGGGGLLYYRRQIQQLRERREELGLDVETGDDDLDDGPPPGMG; encoded by the coding sequence ATGAACAGACGCCTCCTCGCCGTCGCCGGACTGGTCTTCCTGATGCTCACGTCGGGCTGTCTCGGCTTCTTCGGTGCCTCGGACGTCCCCGACGAGCAGTTGAACGAACCGCCTGCGGAACCGTACGACTGGGACACCGACCGGGACGCCTACATCGTCGTCCACGAGAACACCACCTTCCAGGCCGTCTACCGGACGAACGAGTCCCGGATGGAACTGTTCCGCCGTGACGGCTTCGGCGGCCGGAACTCGATTCCGGTCTCCGCGCTCCGGGTCAGATACCCCAACGGGACCGTGCTCGAAGGGAGCGAGATCCGGACCCGTGGCGGGAACGTCACCTCCAGCAGAGACGAGGTGGTCGTCGAGCGACCGAACGACATCCCGAACGGGACCGTCTGGCAACTCGGTGTGACCTCCGAGAGCAGTCCGAAGCGGTTCGCGCTCCCGACGTTCGTGAAGGGCTCTTACGAGGTCGTGCTCCCACCGAACCGGCGGGTCGACTTCCCGATCTTCGGGACCGTCAGACCGCCGGGATCGGAGACGAGCATCGACGACCAGAGCCGGACCCACATCGTCTGGAGCGGCGAGAACGAGGTGTCTGCCGACAGCATCGCCGTGCAGTTCTACCTCCAACGTGACCTGACCATCTTCGCGGGCATCGCGCTCCTGTTGACGGTCGTCGGTGGCGGTGGCCTGCTGTACTACCGCCGGCAGATCCAGCAGTTGCGTGAACGCCGGGAGGAACTCGGACTCGACGTGGAGACCGGCGACGACGACCTCGACGACGGTCCGCCGCCGGGGATGGGCTGA
- a CDS encoding glycerophosphodiester phosphodiesterase, which produces MTEETVDTDRPRVIAHRGFAGVAPENTVGAARFAADAGADVIEVDVRPTSDGEVVVFHDDGLSERDDSHGDGGLTDRSGLVHETPWADVRDAEVLGSGETVPTLAQVLDAVPPSVGVNVELKDPGSDDLRFGEKLSGAELAAARDRWHEFVVSVIEITDEYDNDLLFSSFYEGALAVVREIDASIPLATLFGPDVEAGLAIAREYDCEAVHPPLDAIHDCPRETDAGRSGQSRNLVRVAHEAGREVNVYTVRTWHEARLLADRGVDGIIADYPGLLAFDGD; this is translated from the coding sequence ATGACGGAGGAGACTGTCGACACCGACCGACCGAGGGTGATCGCCCACCGGGGCTTCGCCGGCGTCGCCCCGGAGAACACCGTCGGCGCGGCCCGGTTCGCGGCAGACGCGGGTGCCGACGTGATCGAGGTCGACGTGCGCCCGACGAGCGACGGCGAGGTGGTCGTCTTCCACGACGACGGACTCTCGGAGCGCGACGACAGCCACGGTGATGGCGGCCTGACCGACCGATCCGGACTCGTCCACGAGACGCCGTGGGCCGACGTGCGAGACGCTGAAGTCCTCGGAAGCGGCGAGACAGTCCCGACCCTCGCGCAGGTACTGGACGCGGTCCCGCCCTCGGTCGGCGTCAACGTCGAACTGAAAGATCCCGGCTCCGACGACCTGCGATTCGGCGAGAAACTGTCGGGCGCGGAGTTGGCGGCGGCGAGAGACAGGTGGCACGAGTTCGTCGTCAGCGTGATCGAGATCACCGACGAGTACGACAACGACCTGCTGTTCTCGTCGTTCTACGAGGGTGCCCTGGCGGTCGTCCGCGAGATCGACGCCTCGATCCCACTCGCGACGCTGTTCGGTCCCGACGTGGAAGCCGGACTGGCGATCGCTCGAGAGTACGACTGCGAGGCGGTTCATCCGCCTCTCGACGCGATTCACGACTGCCCCCGCGAGACGGACGCTGGACGGTCGGGCCAGAGTCGGAACCTCGTGAGAGTCGCACACGAGGCAGGTCGTGAGGTGAACGTCTACACAGTTCGAACGTGGCACGAGGCGCGGCTACTCGCAGATCGAGGAGTGGACGGGATCATCGCGGACTACCCCGGACTGCTCGCGTTCGATGGGGACTGA
- a CDS encoding competence/damage-inducible protein A, whose product MRVAIVTVGDELLAGDTVNTNAAWLCTELTERGVSVERVTTLPDRVADIARVVNEYHAEYDAVIVTGGLGPTHDDLTMEGVAAAFGREVEESEAALAWLTEQGGYAAGDLAEGTTHLPAGARMLPNDEGVAPGAVVESVYVLPGVPAEMKAMFARVADEFAGEPTYSETVATPEPESTLLDRIAGVQEAFDVTVGSYPGEHVRLKVTATDPETARSAADWLSERVEVLEE is encoded by the coding sequence ATGCGCGTCGCCATCGTCACGGTCGGAGACGAACTGCTCGCCGGGGACACGGTGAACACCAACGCCGCGTGGCTCTGTACCGAACTCACCGAGCGCGGCGTCTCGGTCGAGCGCGTGACGACCCTCCCGGACCGCGTGGCCGACATCGCGCGAGTCGTCAACGAGTACCACGCGGAGTACGACGCCGTGATCGTCACCGGCGGTCTCGGCCCGACGCACGACGACCTGACGATGGAGGGGGTGGCGGCCGCCTTCGGTCGGGAGGTCGAGGAGAGCGAGGCGGCGCTGGCGTGGCTGACCGAGCAAGGGGGCTACGCGGCCGGCGACCTCGCCGAGGGGACGACCCACCTCCCGGCCGGCGCGCGGATGCTCCCGAACGACGAGGGTGTCGCCCCCGGCGCAGTCGTCGAGTCGGTGTACGTCCTGCCGGGCGTCCCGGCGGAGATGAAGGCGATGTTCGCGCGCGTCGCCGACGAGTTCGCGGGCGAGCCGACCTACTCGGAGACGGTGGCGACCCCGGAACCGGAGAGCACTCTGCTGGATCGCATCGCCGGGGTACAGGAGGCCTTCGACGTGACCGTGGGGAGTTATCCGGGCGAGCACGTCCGACTGAAGGTGACGGCGACCGATCCGGAGACGGCGCGGTCGGCCGCAGACTGGTTGTCGGAACGAGTTGAAGTGCTCGAAGAGTGA